Proteins encoded by one window of Ovis canadensis isolate MfBH-ARS-UI-01 breed Bighorn chromosome 14, ARS-UI_OviCan_v2, whole genome shotgun sequence:
- the LOC138419442 gene encoding androgen-binding protein homolog, translating to MKGALLVLALLVTRELTFETHEACPMFSAAFSSMALGSKTLLNSTLSLVDATDAENEAIGRIQDCFNEAGFDDKLSNIKSMISIILSKDCNNYVLSSVVDTVLGLILSVTSLAR from the exons ATGAAGGGAGCACTGCTTGTGCTGGCCTTGCTGGTGACCAGAGAGCTGACCTTTGAGACACATGAGG CCTGCCCTATGTTTAGTGCAGCATTTAGCTCAATGGCCCTTGGAAGCAAAACATTGTTGAACTCAACGCTCAGTTTGGTCGATGCTACTGATGCAGAAAATGAAGCTATAGGAAGAATCCAGGATTGCTTCAATGAGGCGGGATTTGATGACAAACTGTCGAATATAAAAAGCATG ATTTCCATCATCTTGAGTAAGGATTGCAACAACTATGTATTGTCCTCGGTGGTGGATACTGTTTTAGGATTAATTCTCAGTGTGACATCTTTGGCGAGATAA